The following proteins come from a genomic window of Trifolium pratense cultivar HEN17-A07 linkage group LG4, ARS_RC_1.1, whole genome shotgun sequence:
- the LOC123924072 gene encoding DNA-directed RNA polymerase I subunit 1: MAHASTSEGATNSVKSVTFSFITNEELIKTSSIKITNPILCNTLGEPVPGGLYDPALGPLLDNLSICVTCGLSKANCSGHFGHIELVNPIYNPMMFPFLGDIINLTCFSCHHFKASRNEVEKRATQLELILKGNISKSRSLNEIKLDDHEPVDSADDDDEGQCSSAEKPGGNWSSLQFSEAMSVIKEFMKTKYKKCLNCGNYSPKITKPNFGWFHVKALKASQVRSNIITGNDASLASETINDDISLGNRDCTEEEDIASGGTATSNAEKHNRKKLILFQQTSLAGSLLPSQVKQILEFLWENEARLCSHISDIQDQGFGKKAGHSMFFLENIFVPPIRFRPPLRAGDKVADHPQTVLLNKVLESNISLGDAHRNKSAASIVLDRWRGLQESVNLLFNNKTAKSQKDVAAGICQLLEKKEGIFRQKMMGKRVNFACRSVISPDPYLAVNEIGIPPYFALRLTYPERVTPWNVVKLRDAVLNGSETHPGATLYADKSSTIVLNKEKGGKRDSRIHTARRLQSTRGVIMHHGKIHDQEFEGKIVYRHLKDGDVVLVNRQPTLHKPSIMAHVVRVLKGEKTVRMHYANCSTYNADFDGDEINVHFPQDEISRAEAYNIVNANNQYMKPTSGEPLRALIQDHIVSAALLTKKDTFLSCEQFNQLLYSSGVSMTGTGTFTCKPGQKISMSNSESEMFLFPPAIFKPEPLWTGKQVISALLRYITKGRPPFTVEKNAKLPSSFFKTQMREEKKHTTDTSREKEEHEDKLLIYRNDLVRGVIDKAQFGDYGMVHTVQEFYGSNTAGIFLSALSRLFTNFLQMHGFTCGVDDLLITEGKDSERIAELESCEIIGDKVHREFIGVMKDANIDPITMQLNVEKKIRSDGEAAAAHLDMQMISHLNDVTGKKAVLKNLLSEGILKPSGKNCISLMTTSGAKGGMINFQQISSYLGQQTLEGKRVPNMVSGKSLPCFPSWDCSPRAGGFITDRFLTALRPQEYYFHCMAGREGLVDTAVKTSRSGYLQRCLIKNLESLKVCYDHTVRDADGSIIQFHYGEDGVDVHQTSFVTKFEALSINEELVYSNCCRQLDRSSPYINKLPDALKGGAENFIRDFSSKQRNSSSMKHADFLQLMEHKYVSSLAQPGEPVGVLASQSVGEPATQMTLNTFHLAGRGEMNVTLGIPRLQEIVVAASNKIKTPFMTCPLRVGKSKEDAERLADKMKKITVADIIERIKVTVVSITERDGQICHIYKLTMKLYKPIHYPKYTDVTLEDWEDTLRVGFVRGLEDAIQNHIVLLGKISGIKDYKDKPNSSNGVKNDHSNESESNRNDQANDDDDGDVDDNEDAEDLGFDAQKSKQQAMDEVEYEDGSEEETHDGEDDADRKGGKDGNFEGVEHGKDEEDGKGDGDEDDSDIEVNGDDSDIDVSDNDKNVAIDANNSQGREETSKSEKRKSEAEFKENDRRIYVKARGMRFEIHFKFPDAEPHILLAQIAQRTAKNVCIQNFGKVGQCKVITCKEAAVMYYGEDVGKRDDIPSLEKAKINALQTSGIHFKTFWEMQDDLNVRYIYSNSVHDVLNTYGVEAAKEIIIREVKSVFKVYGITVNIRHLMLIADFMTHTGGYRPLTRKGIQDSTSPFVKMSFETASNFIVEAAYHGQVDTLETPSSRICLGLPVKMGTGCHDLIQKLEI; encoded by the exons ATGGCTCACGCCTCTACTTCTGAG GGCGCAACCAATTCCGTGAAATCTGTTACCTTCAGTTTCATAACCAACGAAGAGTTAATCAAGACTAGTAGCATCAAGATAACCAATCCCATTCTCTGCAATACCCTAGGTGAACCTGTTCCCGGTGGATTATATGATCCTGCTTTAGGTCCTTTATTGGATAATTTATCTAT TTGTGTAACATGTGGTTTGTCTAAGGCTAATTGCTCCGGCCATTTTGGTCATATTGAGCTCGTTAACCCTATCTACAACCCTATGATGTTCCCTTTTCTTGGAGATATTATAAACTTAACGTGTTTCTCTTGCCATCATTTTAAGGCTAGTAGAAATGAG GTGGAAAAGCGGGCCACCCAGTTGGAGCTCATTCTGAAAGGGAATATTAGCAAGTCCAGAAGTTTGAATGAAATTAAACTAGATGATCATGAACCCGTGGATTCagctgatgatgatgatgaaggccAATGTAGTAGTGCTGAGAAACCGGGAGGAAATTGGTCCTCCCTTCAATTTTCCGAGGCAATGTCTGTTATAAAGGAGTTTATGAAGACCAAATACAAGAAGTGTCTAAATTGTGGAAACTACAGTCCTAAAATTACTAAACCAAATTTTGGATGGTTTCACGTG AAAGCTCTCAAAGCTTCTCAAGTCagatcaaatattattacaGGCAATGACGCATCCTTGGCAAGTGAAACAATCAATGATGATATATCTTTAGGAAATAGAGATTGTACAGAGGAAGAGGATATTGCCTCTGGTGGTACTGCAACTAGTAATGCAGAAAAGCATAATAGAAAAAAGCTAATATTGTTTCAGCAAACTTCACTTGCTGGGTCTTTGCTACCCTCCCAG GTTAAGCAaattctagagtttttgtgggAAAATGAAGCTCGGCTGTGCTCGCATATCAGTGACATCCAAGATCAAGGTTTTGGAAAGAAAGCTGGTCATTCAATGTTCTTTCTGGAAAACATTTTCGTTCCACCAATCAGATTCCGTCCCCCATTGAGAGCAGGTGATAAA GTGGCGGATCATCCTCAAACTGTTTTGTTGAATAAGGTTTTAGAGTCCAACATATCCTTGGGAGATGCCCATCGAAACAAGTCAGCTGCATCAATTGTTCTAGATCGGTGGAGGGGTCTTCAGGAATCTGTAAACCTTCTATTTAACAACAAAACTGCTAAAA GCCAAAAAGATGTGGCTGCTGGAATATGTCAGTTGCTGGAAAAGAAGGAGGGCATCTTTCGCCAGAAAATGATGGGAAAAAGAGTTAATTTTGCATGCCGCTCTGTCATTTCACCAGATCCTTATTTAGCAGTCAATGAAATTGGGATTCCTCCATATTTTGCTCTAAGGTTAACATATCCTGAG AGAGTGACTCCTTGGAATGTAGTTAAGTTGAGGGATGCTGTCCTAAATGGTTCTGAAACCCATCCGGGTGCCACACTCTATGCTGATAAATCATCAACAATTGTGCTTAATAAAGAAAAGGGGGGAAAGAGGGACAGCCGTATTCATACAGCAAGGAGATTACAATCCACAAGGGGGGTTATTATGCATCACGGGAAGATACATGACCAGgaatttgaaggaaaaattgTGTATCGTCACTTGAAGGATGGTGATGTAGTTCTTGTCAATCGACAG CCAACACTTCACAAACCTAGCATAATGGCACATGTGGTGCGTGTTCTGAAGGGGGAGAAAACTGTACGCATGCATTATGCAAACTGCAG TACATACAATGCTGATTTTGACGGTGATGAGATTAATGTTCATTTTCCACAAGATGAAATTTCACGTGCTGAAGCTTACAATATTGTAAATGCCAACAACCAATATATGAAGCCTACAAGTGGTGAACCACTCAGAGCCCTGATTCAG GATCATATTGTAAGTGCTGCTCTTCTCACAAAAAAAGATACCTTTTTGAGCTGTGAACAGTTCAATCAACTTCTCTACAGTTCTGGTGTATCAATGACTGGAACGGGCACTTTCACTTGCAAACCAGGACAGAAAATTTCCATGTCAAACTCTGAGAGTGAAATGTTTCTGTTTCCTCCAGCAATATTCAAGCCAGAGCCATTGTGGACAGGGAAACAG GTTATCAGTGCTTTGCTACGCTATATCACTAAAGGTCGCCCACCATTTACTGTTGAGAAGAATGCAAAACTCCCATCTAGTTTTTTTAAGACTCAAATGAGGGAGGAAAAAAAACACACTACAGATACATCaagagagaaggaagagcatGAGGATAAATTGTTGATATATAGAAATGATTTGGTGCGCGGTGTAATTGACAAGGCTCAATTTGGTGACTATGGAATGGTGCATACGGTGCAAGAGTTTTATGGCTCAAATACTGCTGGCATTTTTCTTTCGGCATTAAGTCGGTTATTCACAAACTTTTTACAG ATGCATGGGTTCACATGTGGGGTTGATGATCTTCTGATAACAGAAGGAAAGGATAGTGAAAGAATAGCTGAACTTGAAAGCTGCGAGATAATTGGTGACAAAGTTCACCGTGAATTCATTGGTGTCATGAAGGACGCTAATATAG ATCCAATCACGATGCAGTTGAATGTTGAGAAAAAAATACGCAGTGATGGAGAAGCAGCCGCAGCACACTTAGATATGCAGATGATAAGTCATCTTAACGATGTAACTGGCAAAAAAGCCGTATTGAAGAACTTACTATCTGAAGGAATATTAAAACCCTCAGGAAAAAATTGCATTTCTCTGATGACTACATCTGGAGCTAAGGGTGGTATG ATCAACTTCCAGCAGATATCTTCTTATCTTGGCCAACAAACGCTTGAAGGAAAACGAGTCCCAAATATGGTTTCTGGAAAGTCCTTACCTTGCTTTCCATCATGGGATTGTTCCCCAAGAGCAGGAGGGTTCATTACTGATCGGTTTCTTACAGCTCTTCGTCCACAGGAATATTACTTTCATTGTATGGCTGGTCGGGAAGG GCTTGTTGACACTGCAGTCAAAACATCTAGGAGTGGTTACCTGCAAAGATGTCTAATAAAAAACCTTGAGTCTCTTAAAGTTTGTTATGATCATACTGTCCGTGATGCTGATGGTTCAATTATTCAGTTTCATTATGGAGAAGATGGTGTGGATGTCCATCAAACTAGCTTTGTCACCAAGTTTGAAGCATTGTCAATT AATGAAGAATTGGTTTACAGCAACTGTTGCCGTCAGCTAGATAGATCTAGTCCTTATATTAACAAGTTGCCTGATGCTCTTAAAGGAGGAGCAGAAAACTTCATTCGCGATTTCTCTTCAAAACAGAGAAATTCCAGTTCAATGAAACATGCGGATTTCCTGCAGTTAATGGAGCACAAGTACGTCTCAAGTCTTGCTCAACCAGGTGAACCAGTAGGTGTTTTAGCTTCTCAGTCTGTTGGAGAACCGGCAACACAGATGAC TTTGAATACTTTCCACTTAGCTGGTCGAGGTGAAATGAATGTGACTCTCGGAATTCCACGTTTGCAAGAGATTGTGGTGGCAGCATCCAACAAAATCAAGACTCCCTTTATGACATGCCCCCTGAGGGTTGGTAAATCTAA GGAAGATGCTGAACGCCTTGCagataaaatgaaaaagatcACTGTAGCTGACATAATTGAGAGAATAAAAGTGACTGTTGTATCAATTACTGAAAGAGACGGTCAGATTTGCCATATATATAAGCTTACGATGAAGCTTTATAAACCTATACACTATCCAAAATACACTGATGTTACACTTGAAGACTGGGAGGACACTCTTAGAGTTGGCTTTGTGAGGGGGTTGGAGGATGCGATTCAAAATCACATTGTATTGCTGGGTAAAATTAGTGGCATAAAAGATTATAAAGACAAACCGAATTCTTCAAATGGTGTAAAAAATGATCATAGCAATGAATCAGAATCTAACAGAAATGATCAAGCTAATGATGACGATGATGGCGATGTTGATGACAATGAGGATGCTGAAGATCTTGGTTTTGATGCTCAAAAGAGTAAACAACAAGCTATGGATGAGGTCGAATACGAAGATGGCTCTGAAGAGGAGACGCATGATGGTGAAGATGATGCGGATCGAAAAGGTGGCAAGGATGGGAACTTTGAGGGTGTTGAGCATGGCAAAGATGAGGAAGATGGTAAAGGTGATGGGGATGAGGATGACAGTGATATTGAAGTAAATGGGGATGACAGTGATATTGATGTAAgtgataatgataaaaatgtgGCAATTGATGCAAATAACTCTCAAGGACGTGAAGAAACGTCGAAATCTGAAAAGAGAAAATCTGAAGCTGAATTTAAAGAAAATGACAGGAGAATTTATGTGAAAGCTCGGGGGATGCGTTTTGAGATCCACTTTAAATTTCCTGATGCTGAACCTCACATATTATTGGCTCAG ATTGCTCAGAGAACAGCCAAGAATGTTTGTATCCAGAACTTTGGAAAGGTTGGCCAATGTAAAGTTATTACATGTAAAGAAGCTGCTGTAATGTACTATGGTGAAGATGTTGGTAAAAGGGATGATATTCCGTCACTTgagaaagcaaaaataaatgcCCTTCAAACGTCTGGTATacattttaaaacattttgGGAGATGCAGGATGATCTTAATGTTAGGTATATTTATTCAAACAGCGTGCATGATGTACTAAACACCTACGGGGTGGAAGCTGCCAAAGAAATCATCATCAGGGAAGTGAAAAGTGTTTTCAAGGTTTATGGGATAACAGTAAACATCCGACACTTGATGCTTATTGCTGACTTTATGACACACACAGGTGGGTATCGCCCTCTGACCAGAAAGGGGATACAAGATTCTACATCCCCTTTCGTCAAAATGTCTTTTGAGACAGCATCCAACTTCATTGTTGAAGCAGCTTATCACGGTCAGGTGGACACCTTGGAGACTCCTTCTTCTAGAATTTGTCTTGGTTTGCCGGTGAAGATGGGAACTGGGTGCCATGATTTGATACAGAAGCTAGAAATATGA